One window from the genome of Sulfodiicoccus acidiphilus encodes:
- a CDS encoding MFS transporter: MKKGEENKDPLSKAGNPGAESSPTGSPEKTGEKTAPSKETTGYVVLAALLIYLGWGLINTDGNLILILSGPITSTLHLSLQQYSYVISGGFFASFVVSLILGPLGDRLGRRFILQFTLVGTAFFSMLQYFINGFLSWFGIRLAAGAFTGGEWGAGSTLLSEVVGKRLRGLALSIMQSGWVFGYGLASAIALFTISTFGPTYGWRVAFLFAFLPALLVLLLRGLKLKDSTRFEHLKAVREAKKRGDTETLNRLLQQYSVNVNQLGRGQYGQLLAKDLRRTTLVLAFWNFLTTGIAITANSFQPIYFQDVKGFPYVELATMFTVVSFAGIIGYIINGVLNDWIGAKYSIIIFALIESIGIYLLTFDVAHSLLTLYAYYILFFFTENGQFSALVRLNSEAFPTRVRATGAIWGGAFWSLGQAVWPLLFAALIPALSFNGAWLWVEVVPELLGLVILGVVMKNIPPRKELEEIAI; encoded by the coding sequence ATGAAGAAGGGGGAAGAAAATAAGGACCCTCTAAGTAAAGCAGGAAATCCAGGTGCTGAGAGTTCACCTACTGGTTCTCCCGAAAAGACCGGAGAGAAGACCGCTCCATCCAAGGAGACGACCGGTTATGTAGTGTTAGCGGCCCTCCTCATTTATTTAGGGTGGGGACTCATCAACACCGACGGGAACCTCATTCTAATATTGTCAGGACCCATAACATCAACACTTCATCTTTCTCTTCAGCAGTACTCCTATGTGATATCTGGAGGTTTCTTCGCTAGCTTCGTCGTCAGCCTCATCCTAGGTCCCTTAGGGGATAGACTCGGAAGAAGGTTCATTCTCCAGTTCACCCTGGTGGGAACGGCCTTCTTCTCTATGCTGCAGTATTTCATAAATGGATTTCTAAGCTGGTTCGGAATACGTTTAGCTGCGGGGGCTTTCACGGGAGGAGAGTGGGGTGCGGGTTCAACCTTATTGAGCGAGGTGGTAGGCAAGAGGCTGAGGGGACTCGCACTCTCCATAATGCAGTCAGGGTGGGTCTTCGGCTATGGACTAGCTAGCGCTATAGCCCTCTTCACCATTTCTACCTTCGGTCCGACCTACGGTTGGAGGGTGGCGTTCCTTTTTGCCTTTCTTCCGGCGCTCCTAGTCCTTCTCCTACGAGGACTTAAACTTAAGGACTCTACGAGGTTCGAGCACCTCAAGGCAGTCAGAGAGGCCAAGAAGAGAGGCGATACAGAGACCTTGAATAGGCTACTTCAACAATATAGCGTGAACGTTAACCAACTCGGTCGCGGACAGTATGGGCAGTTATTGGCCAAGGACCTACGCAGGACCACTTTAGTCTTAGCCTTCTGGAACTTCCTAACCACTGGTATAGCTATAACTGCCAACAGCTTCCAACCTATATACTTCCAGGACGTCAAAGGGTTTCCGTATGTAGAGCTAGCTACGATGTTCACCGTGGTCTCTTTCGCTGGGATCATAGGTTACATTATAAACGGTGTTCTTAACGATTGGATAGGCGCCAAGTACTCAATTATAATCTTCGCATTGATAGAGTCCATAGGGATTTACCTCCTTACCTTTGACGTTGCTCACAGTTTGTTGACCCTTTACGCTTACTACATACTGTTCTTCTTTACAGAGAACGGCCAATTCTCAGCCTTGGTGAGGTTGAACTCAGAGGCATTCCCCACTAGGGTTAGGGCAACAGGTGCTATATGGGGAGGAGCGTTCTGGAGTCTAGGACAAGCAGTATGGCCTCTTCTCTTCGCAGCATTAATACCGGCCCTCTCCTTTAACGGAGCCTGGCTATGGGTAGAGGTGGTGCCAGAACTGTTGGGGCTTGTGATTTTGGGAGTAGTAATGAAGAATATACCGCCTAGGAAGGAACTAGAGGAGATAGCTATCTGA
- a CDS encoding enoyl-CoA hydratase/isomerase family protein gives MSQTVLSEKRGNTLVLILNRPETLNAMNLEMRRALLGLLRDAEANPEIRAVIITGAGKAFSAGADVNYLLSLDETNVREYVTFVHSLLDYVESYPKLTIGAVNGVAVGGGLELLLTLDLVVASSEAKFGQTELNLGLIPGGGGTQRLPRLVGLRKAKEMIFTGGLIDADEALRLGLVNKVVPRDRLMEESLLLAGKVAEKDVKSLAAAKASLNNWGKMTIQDGLKYEASQYAQTLLRPEVKGKLAEFLHRK, from the coding sequence ATGTCTCAAACCGTGTTATCGGAGAAAAGGGGTAACACCCTCGTTCTAATTCTAAATAGACCTGAGACCCTCAATGCCATGAACCTAGAAATGCGTAGGGCGCTCTTAGGTCTCTTGAGGGACGCCGAGGCAAATCCAGAGATCAGAGCCGTCATTATAACTGGGGCAGGAAAGGCCTTTAGCGCGGGTGCCGACGTGAACTATCTGCTCTCTCTAGATGAGACTAATGTAAGAGAGTATGTAACGTTCGTCCACAGTCTGCTCGACTATGTGGAGTCCTATCCCAAGCTTACGATCGGAGCAGTCAATGGGGTGGCAGTAGGTGGTGGATTGGAACTCTTGCTGACCCTGGATTTAGTAGTGGCGAGCAGCGAGGCCAAGTTTGGACAAACCGAGCTCAACCTAGGCTTGATTCCTGGAGGAGGAGGAACGCAGAGACTTCCTAGGTTAGTGGGACTCAGGAAAGCCAAGGAAATGATCTTTACAGGTGGACTAATCGACGCTGATGAAGCTCTCAGATTGGGGCTTGTTAATAAGGTAGTTCCACGAGATCGGTTAATGGAGGAGTCGCTTCTTTTGGCTGGTAAAGTAGCTGAGAAAGACGTCAAGTCCCTAGCCGCAGCTAAAGCCAGTCTAAACAACTGGGGTAAGATGACCATCCAGGACGGATTGAAATATGAAGCCTCCCAGTACGCTCAGACTCTCCTCAGACCTGAAGTGAAAGGGAAGCTAGCAGAATTCCTCCATAGGAAGTGA
- a CDS encoding aminotransferase class V-fold PLP-dependent enzyme: protein MDTSLIDLMTRNIHLAACSHAPPYREMFESLERYKNDLMEFGNPWDLWVERVKEAKILFSRLIGASPDEVVPHFSVSSALGALLSSFEYGTRDQIVVSDMEYPTTNFIALAQTKYGAKVITLHHANYKLSIEDYSKALTERTLLVSAIHVSSLNGFKQDVKAIIEEAHKVGAYVYVDAYQSAGNTSIDVRKLDVDFLASGTLKYLLGLPGLAFLYVRGDIVDRLRPTYIGWFSQRDPFKFGAEELDYADGADRFQSGTWSVPAIYASIAGMKKILDVGVQRIEEKVKVLTTSAIELGKERGLKTITPEEARERGAIVSFVVDDPHGLENELRRKGVVTSSRGIGLRLAPHFYNTKDDLLRAVELISERSVK, encoded by the coding sequence ATGGACACCTCGCTCATCGACCTCATGACGAGGAACATACACCTCGCTGCATGCTCCCACGCTCCTCCATACAGGGAGATGTTTGAGAGTCTTGAAAGATATAAGAACGACCTAATGGAGTTTGGTAACCCTTGGGACTTGTGGGTGGAGAGGGTGAAGGAAGCTAAGATCCTTTTCTCTCGCCTGATTGGGGCGTCTCCTGACGAAGTCGTACCCCATTTCTCCGTATCTTCAGCGCTAGGGGCTCTCCTCAGTTCCTTTGAGTACGGAACAAGGGATCAGATCGTCGTTAGTGACATGGAGTATCCGACCACTAACTTCATCGCCTTGGCTCAAACGAAGTATGGGGCAAAGGTGATCACTCTTCACCATGCGAACTACAAACTGAGCATTGAGGACTACAGCAAAGCCTTAACAGAGAGAACGCTGTTAGTGAGTGCTATACACGTGAGCTCGCTTAACGGCTTCAAACAAGACGTAAAGGCCATTATCGAGGAGGCGCACAAGGTCGGTGCGTACGTCTACGTCGACGCCTATCAGTCTGCTGGAAACACTTCGATAGACGTGAGGAAGTTGGATGTCGACTTCCTTGCGTCAGGAACTCTCAAGTACCTCCTAGGGCTCCCTGGCTTGGCTTTTCTCTACGTAAGGGGAGACATAGTGGACCGTCTGCGTCCGACGTATATAGGGTGGTTCTCGCAGAGGGATCCGTTCAAGTTCGGGGCTGAAGAGTTGGATTATGCCGATGGAGCGGACAGGTTCCAGTCGGGAACGTGGTCAGTACCCGCCATTTACGCGTCCATAGCTGGGATGAAAAAGATACTCGATGTTGGAGTTCAAAGAATAGAAGAGAAGGTGAAGGTACTGACTACTTCTGCTATTGAGTTGGGGAAGGAGAGGGGCTTGAAAACGATCACTCCAGAGGAGGCGAGGGAAAGGGGGGCGATCGTATCCTTCGTTGTAGACGATCCCCACGGTCTAGAAAACGAGTTACGAAGGAAGGGAGTTGTTACCTCCAGTAGGGGCATTGGTCTGCGACTTGCACCTCACTTCTACAACACTAAAGACGACCTACTGAGGGCCGTGGAGCTAATCTCCGAGCGAAGTGTTAAATGA